One window from the genome of Ovis canadensis isolate MfBH-ARS-UI-01 breed Bighorn chromosome 21, ARS-UI_OviCan_v2, whole genome shotgun sequence encodes:
- the LOC138427194 gene encoding WD repeat and SOCS box-containing protein 1-like, translating into MASFPPRVNEKEIVRSRTIGELLAPAAPFDKKCGRENWTVAFAPDGSYFAWSQGHRTVKLVPWSQCLKNFLLHGTKNITNSSGLRLSRQNSDGGQKNKPREHIIDCGDIVWSLAFGSSVPEKQSRCVNIEWHRFRFGQDQLLLATGLNSGHIKIWDVYTGKLLLNLVDHTEMVRDLTFAPDGSLILVSASRDKTLRVWDLKDDGNMMKVLRGHQNWVYSCAFSPDSSMLCSVGASKAVVAAILVCTVFLWNMDKYTMIRKLEGHHHDVVACDFSPDGALLATASYDTRVYIWDPHTGAILMEFGHLFPPPTPIFAGGANDRWVRSVSFSHDGLHVASLADDKMVRFWRIDEDYPVQVAPLSNGLCCAFSTDGSVLAAGTHDGSVYFWATPRQVPSLQHLCRMSIRRVMPTQEVQELPVPSKVLEFLSYRL; encoded by the exons ATGGCCAGCTTTCCCCCGAGGGTCAACGAGAAAGAGATCGTGAGATCACGTACTATAGGTGAACTTTTAGCTCCAGCAGCTCCTTTTGACAAGAAATGTGGTCGTGAAAATTGGACTGTTGCTTTTGCCCCAGATGGTTCGTACTTTGCCTGGTCACAAGGACATCGCACAGTGAAGCTTGTTCCGTGGTCCCAGTGCCTTAAGAACTTTCTCTTGCATGGCACCAAGAATATCACCAATTCAAGTGGTTTAAGATTATCAAGACAAAACAGTGATGGTGGTCAGAAAAATAAGCCTCGTGAGCATATTATAGACTGTGGCGATATAGTCTGGAGTCTTGCTTTTGGATCATcagttccagagaaacagagtCGCTGTGTAAATATAGAATGGCATCGATTCAGATTTGGGCAAGATCAGCTACTCCTTGCCACAGGGTTAAACAGTGGACATATCAAAATATGGGATGTATATACAGGAAAACTCCTCCTTAACTTGGTAGATCATACTGAAATGGTCAGAGATTTAACTTTTGCTCCAGATGGGAGCTTGATCCTGGTGTCAGCTTCAAGAGACAAAACTCTGAGAGTGTGGGACCTGAAAGATGATGGAAACATGATGAAAGTATTGCGGGGCCATCAGAACTGGGTGTATAGCTGTGCATTCTCTCCTGACTCTTCTATGCTGTGTTCAGTGGGAGCCAGTAAAGCAGTGGTGGCAGCAATATTGGT GTGTACTGTTTTCCTTTGGAATATGGATAAATACACCATGATACGAAAACTAGAAGGGCATCACCACGATGTTGTAGCTTGTGACTTTTCTCCTGATGGAGCATTGCTGGCTACGGCATCTTACGATACTCGAGTGTATATCTGGGATCCACACACTGGAGCCATTCTGATGGAATTTGGGCACCTGTTTcccccacccactccaatatttgcTGGAGGAGCAAATGACCGATGGGTACGATCTGTATCGTTCAGTCATGATGGATTGCACGTTGCAAGCCTTGCTGATGATAAAATGGTGAGGTTCTGGAGAATTGATGAGGATTATCCTGTGCAGGTTGCACCTTTGAGCAATGGTCTTTGCTGTGCCTTTTCTACTGATGGCAGTGTTCTAGCTGCTGGGACACATGATGGAAGTGTGTATTTTTGGGCAACTCCAAGGCAAGTCCCTAGCCTTCAACATTTATGTCGCATGTCAATCCGGAGAGTGATGCCCACCCAAGAAGTCCAGGAGCTGCCAGTTCCTTCCAAAGTTTTAGAGTTTCTCTCCTACCGTCTTTAG